The stretch of DNA TTCTTGGTATCCGGCTTATAGGTCACATAAGCCAGACGGGTGAATACACTCTCCTGGTTGCCGTTGTTATAGGCTCGTCCAAAGTTGTTATTGTTTTGGGCGCTGAAATCATCCCAGTAGGTTTTGGTTTCCAATTGGTGCAAGATAGACAATTTGTCACTGATCTGCTTTTCAAAAGTCATCCGGTATTCCAGCTCGTATTCATGCATGGAATCGTTCGCTTTGGCCGTAGTATTGCCATAGGTATTTTCCGTCTGGAACCAGTTGGTGATTTTCATATCCTTCACACCGGCCGTATGTTTTTCCAGATTATCCACGCGAATACCCAGGCTGTTTAATTCCTCACTGTATTCGGCCGACAGTTTGTCAATCAGCGCTTTCTGTTCCTGGTTGGCCATTTTCTCGTGAGAAATGGCCCGGCCAACCACCTGAGCCATCTCGTACCGGGTCATAGGCCGGTCGCCGCGGAAGGTGTTGTCATTGTACCCGTCGGCAATACCGGCATCGGCCAGCTTCTGCACGGCGTCATAGGCCCAGTGTCCTTTTGGCACATCGTCGAAGGGATTAGCCAGGGCGGTGCCGGTCGTCAAGATACCGGCGGCAATCAGACTTAGCACTAACTTTTTGTTTACTCGCATGCTCTCTCTCCTCAATATCATATAGTCGCTCTACAAAGTGCCGGCAAGAGAAAGCCTTTCGTAAGTTACCACGTTTCCTTAGTCCGTTTTCTCTGCTTGTACTTTGTATGGCTTGCAATCATATATAAATGCAAGACTCATACCAACGCATGCTTTTTAAAAAAAATTATTAAAAATCCCGTCAAGCCGCTATTTATCTGCCTTCCAGCAACGCAAGCTCTCTTTCCCTTTAAGAAAAAATGCTAATCAGTGTGTAATTTCCGCTGCACAGTTTTTATTTCACCTTATAATTGGCCCTGGTTCTCCTGCACACAACGGTGGTTTACAGAAACCCGGCAGCGAGAACTTCGCTGCCGGGTTTCTGTTGTGCCAACTATTTGATTTCACTAAACTTAAACTTCATCCAAGGCTCCAGATAGTCAAGGAGGAACCATTCGTCCGGTACGATCCGGGCAACCACATTGGTCTTGCCGCTGTTCTTCATTGGCCGGCGGGCAATTTGCAATTCACCGGCATACCGCTGATACAGTGAGGATTCAATAAGCACATCACCCGGTTTGATATCAGGCGTATGAAATGGCGGAAAATCATGGCCTTTATATTTTACCCTAGACTGGGTGGACCGGATAACATAGTCCGATACATCGCCCCGGTTGAAATGGATTTCTTCCAAAACGATTTTCTTCTCCAGCTCCGGTATCCCGTCAACAAAGGAAATGGCGAACTCGGGCATATATTTGTCGACCTGGCTGAGTTCCGCCAGTTCACTTTCCGTGGCAAAGGCATTGGCGATGATGACATCATCAATCAGATTGGTGGCAAATAAATGCTTGGCCTGCACAGTCAGCGGCAGGCTGCGGTGTTCCTCCAGCGTGCACAGACCTTCGGTCACCGGCCAGGGTCCATGCTGCGCCCCCGGCGCATTGACAAAGGCGGCTGTCCGGATACCCAGTTCTTTGAACTGCCGGCTGCACCGGATAAAATGTTCATAGCCCAGACCGGTATAGATATGAGGATAAAAGTTATGGCAACCCAGAATGTTCTCCTTATTAGGCCGGTGGGACAGAATATTGTCCACATACTTTGTGCCATTGCTGGCATTCAGTTCGATTTTTAACCCGTACGGATTAAAGCTCATGACCGACTCTTCCATACCGCTAAAGCCCAGATCCAGCCGGATTCCGTCCAAGCCCAGGTCTTTAAAGAAACGCAGGTTGTCGAAAGATACCCCGAATTTCTTAAACACTGCCGGCTCTACATCGCCGATAATCTCCATGCCGCAGCGCTTGGCCACGGCGGTAAGCTGCTTAAACTCATCGATCACCGTTTCCAAAGGCTTGTCTTCCTCGGAAATCAGGCAGGTAAAAATGCGCTGGTAGCCATAGCGGGCAGC from Propionispora hippei DSM 15287 encodes:
- a CDS encoding DUF871 domain-containing protein, which gives rise to MRKLGVSVYPSQARLEDNLAYLERAARYGYQRIFTCLISEEDKPLETVIDEFKQLTAVAKRCGMEIIGDVEPAVFKKFGVSFDNLRFFKDLGLDGIRLDLGFSGMEESVMSFNPYGLKIELNASNGTKYVDNILSHRPNKENILGCHNFYPHIYTGLGYEHFIRCSRQFKELGIRTAAFVNAPGAQHGPWPVTEGLCTLEEHRSLPLTVQAKHLFATNLIDDVIIANAFATESELAELSQVDKYMPEFAISFVDGIPELEKKIVLEEIHFNRGDVSDYVIRSTQSRVKYKGHDFPPFHTPDIKPGDVLIESSLYQRYAGELQIARRPMKNSGKTNVVARIVPDEWFLLDYLEPWMKFKFSEIK